The proteins below come from a single Cylindrospermopsis raciborskii Cr2010 genomic window:
- the ribD gene encoding bifunctional diaminohydroxyphosphoribosylaminopyrimidine deaminase/5-amino-6-(5-phosphoribosylamino)uracil reductase RibD, protein MLTPLTVPSNILDSEFDALMMQRCLELARLALGRTSPNPLVGAVVVKDGEIVGEGFHPRAGEPHAEVFALRAAGERARGATIYVSLEPCNHYGRTPPCSLSLINAGVAKVVVGMVDPNPLVAGAGIARLRAAGIEVIIGVEEEACQKLNEGFVHRVLHKKPLGILKYAMTLDGKIASNSGHSTWITNSQARSEVHQLRAACDAVIVGGNTVRRDNPHLTTHQQTGYNPLRVVMSASLNLPENAHLWDTRVAPTLVLTQEGSSPDFQQMLLQKGVEVLELPLLTPGLVMAHLYERGFCTVLWECGGTLAARAIAENAVQKVLAFIAPKIIGGIDAPTPVGDLGLSSMTESLVLERVNWRTIGCDCLVEGYLPQKTVNPQLKTTSST, encoded by the coding sequence ATGTTAACCCCACTCACAGTACCATCAAATATATTAGATAGCGAGTTTGACGCCCTAATGATGCAAAGGTGTTTAGAACTGGCACGATTAGCTTTGGGACGCACTTCACCCAACCCCCTAGTGGGAGCAGTGGTGGTCAAAGATGGAGAAATTGTCGGCGAAGGTTTTCATCCTCGTGCTGGTGAGCCCCATGCGGAAGTTTTTGCCTTGAGAGCTGCTGGGGAAAGGGCTCGTGGAGCTACTATTTATGTGAGTCTGGAACCTTGTAATCATTATGGAAGGACTCCTCCCTGTTCTCTGTCTTTAATTAACGCGGGTGTGGCTAAGGTAGTGGTGGGGATGGTTGATCCTAACCCATTGGTAGCTGGTGCTGGTATTGCTAGACTGCGTGCAGCAGGTATAGAGGTAATTATAGGAGTAGAAGAAGAAGCTTGTCAGAAACTAAATGAAGGTTTTGTCCATCGTGTTCTACACAAAAAACCTTTAGGCATTTTGAAGTATGCCATGACCTTAGATGGCAAAATTGCTAGTAATTCTGGACACAGCACTTGGATTACAAACAGTCAAGCCCGCAGCGAAGTTCATCAACTCAGAGCAGCTTGTGATGCTGTAATTGTTGGTGGTAACACGGTGAGACGAGATAATCCCCACTTAACAACTCACCAACAAACAGGATATAACCCCTTACGAGTGGTGATGAGTGCCAGTTTGAATTTGCCAGAAAATGCCCATCTTTGGGACACCAGGGTAGCTCCTACCTTGGTATTGACCCAGGAAGGTAGTTCACCTGATTTTCAGCAAATGTTACTCCAAAAGGGTGTAGAAGTGCTGGAACTACCTCTATTAACACCGGGACTGGTAATGGCTCATCTGTATGAGCGTGGCTTTTGTACCGTGCTGTGGGAATGTGGAGGAACTCTAGCTGCAAGAGCAATTGCTGAAAATGCAGTGCAAAAAGTCCTGGCTTTTATTGCTCCCAAAATCATTGGTGGCATAGACGCGCCTACGCCCGTTGGCGACCTGGGTTTGAGTTCTATGACTGAATCTTTAGTTTTAGAACGGGTTAATTGGCGTACTATCGGTTGTGACTGTTTAGTGGAGGGTTACTTGCCACAAAAGACTGTTAATCCGCAGTTAAAAACCACGTCCTCAACTTAA
- the mreD gene encoding rod shape-determining protein MreD gives MKISGFFSAKNLNSTKKYQQSKPLIPPLKYWYPWSRQGLNWVIIFISVLLCLLMSPTRFLGMELLGIAPNWALIWLVAWSVKRPAISGAFAGIIMGLLQDALTSPHPSHTVSLAIVGILTSRLQKHRFIQEDFISIALIVFIMVLISNTVFVVQLFFTNNSCKPNCFQMIEDIWIYYQRSTLSSAILSSLWAPVVYYPLNHWWQKIIKLTRN, from the coding sequence ATGAAAATTTCTGGATTTTTTAGTGCTAAAAATCTCAATTCAACCAAAAAATACCAACAATCTAAGCCCTTAATTCCTCCACTGAAGTACTGGTATCCATGGTCACGACAAGGTTTAAACTGGGTAATTATATTTATATCTGTGCTTTTATGTCTATTAATGTCACCAACCAGATTTTTGGGTATGGAGCTGTTGGGAATAGCACCCAACTGGGCATTAATTTGGTTAGTCGCTTGGAGTGTGAAACGTCCTGCAATTTCTGGTGCATTCGCGGGTATAATTATGGGGTTGTTGCAAGATGCTTTAACATCTCCTCATCCTTCCCACACTGTAAGCCTAGCAATTGTAGGAATATTAACTAGTCGACTGCAAAAACACCGTTTTATTCAGGAGGATTTTATTTCCATCGCCCTCATAGTATTTATTATGGTTCTTATATCAAATACTGTTTTTGTTGTTCAGTTATTCTTCACGAATAATAGTTGTAAACCTAATTGTTTCCAGATGATTGAGGATATCTGGATATACTACCAGAGATCTACTCTTTCTTCTGCTATTCTCAGCAGTCTTTGGGCCCCTGTAGTGTATTACCCTCTTAATCATTGGTGGCAAAAAATTATTAAGTTAACTCGTAATTAA
- the mreC gene encoding rod shape-determining protein MreC → MFTIKRWWEHKTLQLALLGLILSGAWTLKETNGELLMELYQSFIFPLTTLQSSNHAENKIRDAKLMELQTRIVELQTQNQRLQNLLGYVEKGGTSNRPVVARVVGRSADHWWQQVTVNRGAQVGIKPGFVVKAEGGLVGLVRTVTPHTSRIVLISDATSQVGVTISRTAAKGILRGDYSGEGVLEFYEKVPNIKIGDLVSTSTYSRKFPPGEPVGKIKSLDLKKLPAPLAKVELFPPIRYLDWVTIYPHVPDNLEGIPNNSNDNQSNK, encoded by the coding sequence ATGTTTACTATAAAGCGTTGGTGGGAACATAAAACATTGCAACTAGCATTATTAGGTTTGATATTGAGTGGTGCTTGGACATTGAAGGAGACAAATGGTGAATTATTAATGGAGCTATACCAATCTTTTATCTTTCCTTTAACTACTTTGCAATCTAGTAATCATGCGGAGAATAAAATTCGCGATGCCAAACTCATGGAGTTACAAACTCGCATAGTGGAATTACAAACCCAAAACCAAAGACTACAAAATTTACTGGGCTATGTAGAGAAGGGGGGCACTTCCAATCGCCCAGTAGTAGCAAGAGTAGTGGGACGCAGTGCAGATCATTGGTGGCAACAAGTAACTGTAAATAGGGGAGCACAAGTAGGAATTAAACCTGGTTTTGTAGTCAAAGCAGAAGGCGGGCTAGTGGGTTTAGTGCGGACAGTTACTCCCCATACTAGCCGTATTGTATTAATTAGCGATGCCACAAGTCAAGTAGGAGTAACTATTAGTCGAACTGCAGCTAAAGGTATTTTGCGGGGTGATTATTCCGGGGAGGGGGTGTTAGAGTTTTACGAGAAGGTCCCTAATATTAAGATAGGGGATCTAGTATCCACTTCCACCTACAGTCGAAAATTTCCACCCGGGGAACCGGTGGGGAAAATAAAGTCTTTAGATTTAAAGAAATTGCCAGCCCCGTTAGCTAAAGTGGAATTGTTTCCACCAATTCGTTACTTGGACTGGGTGACAATCTATCCCCACGTACCCGATAATCTGGAGGGAATACCAAACAACTCTAATGATAACCAGAGCAATAAATAA